A genome region from Rhodothermus sp. includes the following:
- the rpsS gene encoding 30S ribosomal protein S19, whose protein sequence is MARSLKKGPYVHYKLLKKVEELNRTGEKKVIKTWSRASMIIPEFVGHTFAVHNGRQFIPVYVTENMVGHRLGEFAPTRTFRGHAGDKKDKRGRR, encoded by the coding sequence ATGGCGCGTTCGCTAAAAAAAGGACCTTATGTCCATTATAAGCTGCTGAAAAAAGTCGAAGAGCTTAATCGGACCGGCGAGAAAAAAGTGATCAAGACCTGGAGCCGGGCCTCCATGATCATTCCCGAGTTTGTCGGACATACGTTTGCTGTGCACAACGGCCGGCAGTTTATCCCGGTCTACGTGACCGAAAACATGGTCGGACATCGGCTGGGCGAGTTTGCGCCGACGCGGACCTTCCGCGGGCATGCTGGCGACAAAAAGGATAAGCGTGGCCGTCGATAA
- the rplB gene encoding 50S ribosomal protein L2 encodes MPIRKRKPVTPGQRQYSVSTFEEITRDTPEKSLLAPLKKRAGRNNQGRITTRHQGGGHKRRYRIIDFKRDKDGIPARVVSIEYDPNRSARIALLAYADGEKRYIIAPNEIKVGQIVMNGPDAPPEPGNCLPLENIPVGSYVHCIEMKPGKGAQIARAAGTYAQLMAREGNYVTLRLPSGEIRLIHVKCRATIGTTSNPDHMNIDLGKAGRSRWLGIRPKVRGVAMNPIDHPMGGGEGRHSGGHPRSPWGQPAKGYKTRKRNKPSDKYILRRRNAAK; translated from the coding sequence ATGCCGATTCGCAAACGGAAACCGGTAACTCCTGGTCAGCGCCAGTATTCGGTTTCGACGTTTGAGGAAATCACCAGAGATACCCCGGAAAAAAGCCTGCTGGCGCCGCTGAAGAAACGGGCCGGCCGCAACAATCAGGGGCGCATTACCACCCGACATCAGGGCGGTGGCCACAAGCGGCGCTATCGGATCATAGACTTCAAGCGCGACAAAGACGGTATTCCTGCCCGAGTGGTCAGCATTGAGTACGACCCGAACCGTTCGGCGCGCATTGCGCTGTTGGCTTATGCCGATGGTGAAAAGCGCTATATCATTGCGCCGAATGAAATTAAGGTCGGACAAATTGTGATGAACGGGCCGGATGCCCCGCCGGAGCCGGGGAACTGCCTCCCCTTGGAAAATATCCCGGTAGGTTCCTATGTGCATTGCATTGAAATGAAACCCGGGAAAGGAGCGCAGATTGCCCGGGCAGCCGGCACCTATGCCCAGCTCATGGCGCGTGAGGGCAACTATGTTACCTTGCGGTTGCCCTCTGGTGAGATTCGGCTCATTCATGTGAAATGCCGGGCCACCATCGGGACCACGAGCAACCCGGATCACATGAATATCGACCTCGGGAAGGCGGGTCGTAGTCGCTGGCTGGGTATCCGTCCCAAAGTGCGGGGCGTGGCCATGAACCCCATTGACCACCCCATGGGGGGTGGCGAAGGACGGCACTCGGGGGGGCATCCGCGTTCGCCCTGGGGACAGCCTGCGAAAGGCTACAAGACGCGGAAGCGCAACAAACCTTCGGACAAATATATTCTGCGTCGTCGTAACGCTGCAAAGTAA
- the rplW gene encoding 50S ribosomal protein L23, with protein MSKHPILIRPLVTEKLSQQMEEGRYAFIVAKDANKIEIRKAVEAMYPGVKVKKVRTMIMPGKRRRQFTRRGVAEGRTGAYKKAIVTLTPDSPRIDFFENV; from the coding sequence ATGAGCAAGCACCCGATTCTGATCCGTCCGCTGGTGACGGAGAAGCTCTCGCAGCAGATGGAAGAAGGGCGCTACGCCTTTATCGTGGCGAAAGACGCGAACAAGATTGAAATCCGCAAGGCGGTTGAGGCGATGTATCCGGGCGTCAAGGTCAAAAAAGTGCGCACCATGATCATGCCCGGTAAACGCCGCCGGCAATTTACGCGGCGAGGTGTTGCTGAAGGACGCACGGGCGCTTACAAAAAGGCGATCGTGACCCTGACGCCTGATAGCCCACGGATCGACTTCTTCGAGAACGTGTGA